The window GGCTCCTGGAAGGTCGGCGCCCCCAAGCTCCATGCTGTCAGCGGCCGGGGGCCATTCTGCGCCCGCGAAAGCCATGCCTCCGGTGACCGATGGGGGCCCTGCTCCCGCAGGCGCGGGGGGCTTGGAGCCGCGCGCGAGCCCGCGGCTCGAACCTGTGCCGGAGCAGGACGGGGAGCTCCCCACGCTCGACCTGTCGGCGGATGAGGCTGAAGGCGTCCGGGAGGAGAGGGCTTCGACGGAGGGTGCCGAGCCGGCGGACGACGCTGAGCCACCTGACGACGAGCCGGAGGTGGCGCTGGGCAACTACCGCCAGCTCTTCGAGACACGGCTGCACCCGCTGCCGGAGGACCAGCGCGTGGCGCATGCGCACTCGGCGGAGGACCCGGTGCTGTCGGCGCTGTGCTTCGACCCGCTGCCGGCCGTCATCAAGGCGGTGCTGGAGAACGCGCGGGTGGGACTGGCGCACGCGCGACTGGTGGCGCGCAACCACCGCAACCCGGTGGGCCTGGAAGCGCTGTGCGGACGGGCGGCCTTCTCGGCGGACGCGGGCGTGCGGCGGTGGCTGGTGCGCAACCCGCAGCTGCCCGCGTCGCTGTTCCGTCGGCTGTGGGGGATGCGGCGGCTGATGGAGCTGTTCAAGGTCACCAACGACCGCGACGTCCCCGAGTCCACGCGCCGCTCGGCACGCGAGGTGATGCGCCAGCGCTTCTCCACCGGGCCTTCGGAGGAGAAGCTGGAGCTCATCATCAACACGGAAGGGCGCTGCCTGGCGGCGCTCATCGGCATGCCGGTGGACGGGAAGACGGCGTCGCTCCTGTGCGGGCGCACCTACCGCTCGCCGATGCTCATCCAGAACATCGCCCGCTGGAGCGCGGCGCCGCCGGCCCTCATCGCCCACCTGCTCAAGCAGGAGGCGGTGCGCCGGCAGCCCCAGCTGCGCATGCTGCTCGTCCGCCACCCCAACGCGCCCGCGGATGCGAAGCGCGGCGGCTGAGCTGGCGGAGCGAAGCCGCCCGCTGCCCCGCCCCGCGACGGGACCGGAGGCGCACTGTTCGGAAATGTCGGGGGTTTTGCGTCGCGAAATGTCCCGACATTTTCGAACAGTGTCGCTCCGAACCGCTCCCGGGCGGCCCCGGCCGACGTCGGACCTCAGCGCTGCAACGCCGCGCCCACCGCCTGCGCGAGCGTAGTCGTGGGCCTCCCGATGAGCCGGCTCAAGTCACCGGTGGAGACCTCCAGGTCCCCCCGGGAGATGCCGACGTCGGAGTCCGCCAGCACCTCGGCGAACGGCCCCGGCACGCCGACGCCCTTCAGCGCGCCCTGGTACTCCTCGCGAGGCAGGTCGTTGTACGCAATCGTCTTGCCCACCTTGCGACCGACCTCGGCGGCCAGCTCCGCCATGGTGAACGCGCTGTCCCCGCCCAGCTCGTAGACCTTGTTCTCGTGCCCCGGGCTGGTGACCACCGCCACCGCTGCCGCCGCGTAGTCCGCGCGCGTCGCCGCGGAGATGCGGCCCTGCTTCGCGCTGCCCATCATCGCCCCGTGCGCCAGCGCCGGACCCAGGTTCTCGGTGTAGTTCTCGAAGTACCAGCCGTTGCGCAGGAACACGAAGGGAATGCCGGACGCGCGGATGAGCTGCTCGGTGGCCTTGTGCTCCGCGGCCAGCGCCATGCCGGACGTGTCCGCGCGCAGGATGCTGGTGTACGCAAGCAGCCGGACCCCGGCCTTCTTCGCCGCCTCTACCACGGCCTGGTGCTGCTTCACCCGCTGCCCGACTTCACTGCCCGAGATGAACAGCACCTTCTCCACTCCGGCGAACGCGGGCCCGAGCGTCTCCGGCTGGCTGTAGTCGGCCCGGCGCACCTGCACGCCCCGGGCGTCGAGGTCGGCGGCCTTCTCCGGGTTGCGCACGGCCGCGATGACCTGGCGGGCGGGGACCTTCTCGAGCAGCGCGTCGATGACGAGGCGGCCGAGCTTCCCGGTGGCTCCAGTCACGAGAATCATGGGTGTCTCTCCTGTGTCGCGAGGGCTTCGTTGAATCGCGAGACACACCGTAACGGCGACACTCACTTTCCGTAAGTACCTACCTCAAGGTAAGCTACTGACATGGCGACGTCCCCGAGAACGCGGCACCTGAGCAAGGCGATGGCGAAGTGGGCCGAGCAGCGAGGCGACGTGTACGCGCCTGCCTGCCAGAGCCGGGGCGTGCTGGAGCACGTCACCAGCCGCTGGGGTGTGCTGGTGCTCGTCGCCCTGCTGGACGGCACGCACCGCTTCAGCGAGCTGCGCAGGAAGGTGGTGGGGGTGAGCGAGAAGATGCTCGCCCAGACGCTGCACGCGCTGGAGGAGGACGGCTTCGTGCTGCGCGAGGTCCACCCGGTGATACCCCCGCACGTGGACTACACCCTCACCCCGCTGGGGCAGGAGGTCGCCGGGCACGTGGAGGTGCTCGTCGACTGGATTGAGGAGAGCCTGCCCCGCATCCTCGAGGCGCGCGCGAAGCAGCCGCCGCGCAAGAGCGCCAGCGCGCCGAAGGCCCGGCGGGTCACGGCCTCCGGGCGGTGAGGATGGGCTGGTAGAAGCCCGTCTCCTCGGGTGAGTACCACCGCGTGTCCATCAGCCCGGCGCGCGTCAGGGCACGCTCCACCTCCACGCGCTGGAGGGCGCGGTACACGCCGGTGTGCTCGGTGGCCTGCCACCCGCCGGCCTCGGGGCGGAGGATGAACTGGTGCACCGTGTACGTGCGCCCGTCCGCGGCCCAGTCCCAGACCTGGAAGAGGATGCGGCGGCCCTCGGGCGCATCCAGCACGCGCTCCGAGGTGAAGCGCGGCTGCTGCGCCACCAGCGTGTCGTAGTCGCGGATGCTCAGCGCCAGCAGCCCGCCCGGCGCCAGCTTCGCGGCCATGGCGCGCGCCGCCGAGTCCAGGTCCTCGTCCGTCAGGAGGTGCGGCACCGCGTTGTCGAAGGCGAGCACCACCGCGAAGGTGCCGGGCACCTGGGTGTCCAGCTTGCGCATGTCCGCCACGCCGGTGGTGAGCGTGACGTTCAGGGCGCGCGCCTCGCGCTCGGCGCGGGCCACGGCGGCGGGGCTGAGGTCGGTGGCGTGGACGACGTAGCCGCGCCCGGCCAGCCCCAGCGCCTGGGTGCCGATGCCACACGCACAGTCCAGCACGCGCCGGGGCGGAGGCGCGCCGCAGCGGCGCAGCAGGGCATCCAGCGCGGCGCCCTGCCGCTCCACCGACTGCGCCCAGTTGGCGAAGAGCAGGTGGTACTCCTCGGCCATTCCCTCGTAGAAACCCAGCACGGGGTCACTCATGTGCGCCGAGTCCTAGCATTCATGGGCGCGTGTGCCCCATGGCTGTGTGCGCGTCCGTCCCGAACCGGACCGAGCCTCACGGGGTGAAGGAGCGCCCCTCGAGGGCCTCGATTGAGGCGCGGATGGGGGCGGGCACGGGGACCTTCTCGTGGGTGGCGTAGCGCAGGGTGACGATGGTGCAGCCGCCCCGGGTGTAGAGGACGCCATCGTCCTCGCCGGCCACGGCGTGCTCAATGGTGATGGACGAGGTGCCGATGCGGGTGACGCGGGTGCCGGCCACCAGGCGCGCGGGGAAGACGACTGGGCGGAGGTACTCCGCGCTGGTGGCCGCGAGGATGGGGCCGATGCCGCCCGGAGTCCGGTCCTCGCCGGCGCCCGAGGGGCCGGTGAGGCCGACGCGGGCGAAGTAGGCGATGCGGGAGGACTCGAACCAGGTGAAGGTGCGGGCGTTGTTGGCATGGCCGAAGGCGTCCATCTCGCTCCAGTGGAGCGTGAAGGGCACGACGACGGGGAAGTCCTTGAGGGGCGCGTCCGACATGGCGGCAGGGTGCCCCAGGCCGGGCCGGCGGGGAACGCCCAACTGCGCCCGCCTGCCCTCCAGGCAAGGGCCACGGCCGTGGTAATGCAGAGCAGCCATGCGTCCACGCTTCCTGATTCCCGTGCTCGCCGTC of the Pyxidicoccus xibeiensis genome contains:
- a CDS encoding SDR family oxidoreductase; translation: MILVTGATGKLGRLVIDALLEKVPARQVIAAVRNPEKAADLDARGVQVRRADYSQPETLGPAFAGVEKVLFISGSEVGQRVKQHQAVVEAAKKAGVRLLAYTSILRADTSGMALAAEHKATEQLIRASGIPFVFLRNGWYFENYTENLGPALAHGAMMGSAKQGRISAATRADYAAAAVAVVTSPGHENKVYELGGDSAFTMAELAAEVGRKVGKTIAYNDLPREEYQGALKGVGVPGPFAEVLADSDVGISRGDLEVSTGDLSRLIGRPTTTLAQAVGAALQR
- a CDS encoding winged helix-turn-helix transcriptional regulator, encoding MATSPRTRHLSKAMAKWAEQRGDVYAPACQSRGVLEHVTSRWGVLVLVALLDGTHRFSELRRKVVGVSEKMLAQTLHALEEDGFVLREVHPVIPPHVDYTLTPLGQEVAGHVEVLVDWIEESLPRILEARAKQPPRKSASAPKARRVTASGR
- a CDS encoding class I SAM-dependent methyltransferase, encoding MSDPVLGFYEGMAEEYHLLFANWAQSVERQGAALDALLRRCGAPPPRRVLDCACGIGTQALGLAGRGYVVHATDLSPAAVARAEREARALNVTLTTGVADMRKLDTQVPGTFAVVLAFDNAVPHLLTDEDLDSAARAMAAKLAPGGLLALSIRDYDTLVAQQPRFTSERVLDAPEGRRILFQVWDWAADGRTYTVHQFILRPEAGGWQATEHTGVYRALQRVEVERALTRAGLMDTRWYSPEETGFYQPILTARRP
- a CDS encoding acyl-CoA thioesterase, which translates into the protein MSDAPLKDFPVVVPFTLHWSEMDAFGHANNARTFTWFESSRIAYFARVGLTGPSGAGEDRTPGGIGPILAATSAEYLRPVVFPARLVAGTRVTRIGTSSITIEHAVAGEDDGVLYTRGGCTIVTLRYATHEKVPVPAPIRASIEALEGRSFTP